A region of Pyxidicoccus parkwaysis DNA encodes the following proteins:
- a CDS encoding helix-turn-helix domain-containing protein: MTSRHYLRAHRVFRAMELIDRGVGLAEAAAAVGFADQSHMTRAIRLERGAPPGALRRQSPT; this comes from the coding sequence ATGACGTCGCGCCACTATCTGCGCGCCCATCGCGTGTTTCGCGCGATGGAGCTCATCGACCGTGGAGTCGGGCTTGCCGAAGCGGCGGCGGCGGTCGGCTTCGCGGACCAGAGTCATATGACGAGGGCCATTCGTCTCGAGCGGGGCGCCCCGCCGGGGGCGCTGCGACGGCAATCGCCGACGTGA
- a CDS encoding M1 family metallopeptidase, which produces MRWHLVLLITLGSLHCTHAPDAPRAITAPTPAASAPSWPEPQPPRLRLPDTVWPVRYALDLTLLPAEPTYTGAVTIDVEVREPVRQIWLHAQDLQVTRARVITGGRSVEARAVTADEGRLGLLLPEPLGAGPAQLSLTFTGRADRERSQGLYVVEEGGEPYLYTVFEPIDARRAFPCFDEPGFKVPWRLRLTVKQEHVARANHAVVSEEPLPGGLKQVTFAESRPMPSYLVAFVVGPFDVVDGGSIGRAHVPLRFIVPRGRGQETAYAARVTPRIITLLEDFFDQTYPYEKLEVAVVPRYKGTMEHPGLVALGQPLTLIRPEEETPRRREDYVSVAIHELGHYWFGNLVTCRWWDDVWLNESLATWLERKLTDQFEPAWLYERASQADSATAAFSADSLTTSPPVRKPIVTQDDIVGSFDSATTYSKGASVFAMLESWQGKARVRDMLRTHVRKHAWQVATSDDLLATMSEALGPDAAGVFRGYIDQSGVPRVSAELRCKPGVAPRVKLSQERFLPAGSSGSTARTWHIPVCVRASTGQDSMQAPVCTLLTTTTGELELPMEACPSWLMLNAGGTGYYRVGYSLEQLTRLMSVPRDELRPEEWLALLADVSAAVDRGDLPLGEALRLIPAVTPSSHHLFVQRGVELLSSVHVDRLPEADRQRYHEWIRDLYGPRARELGWTPKPGESDDVKQLRMQIVGLVATAGDPVLREEADRLARAWLADRGSVSSEGIWMVVRAAARSGDRSLFDTLLAQARATKDRNERSRLLGMLGAFLDPVLLKEALALVAGDEFDLRDTLGILYRAFFTPESRGQAWDFYRQHFDRLAGKLRSDQRNGLIELTGSLCDEQRRAELEALLSPRVERLAGGPRALARALESIRLCIESERRNQPGVREFLRTRGKGANRPASR; this is translated from the coding sequence ATGCGCTGGCACCTCGTCCTCCTCATCACACTCGGCTCCCTCCACTGCACCCACGCGCCCGATGCCCCACGGGCCATCACCGCACCCACGCCGGCAGCCTCCGCTCCGAGCTGGCCCGAGCCCCAGCCGCCCCGGCTGCGCCTGCCGGACACCGTGTGGCCGGTTCGCTATGCACTGGACCTGACGCTCCTCCCCGCCGAGCCCACCTATACCGGCGCCGTCACCATCGACGTGGAGGTCCGCGAGCCGGTGCGTCAGATATGGCTGCACGCGCAGGACCTCCAGGTGACCCGGGCGCGAGTCATCACCGGCGGACGGAGCGTGGAGGCCAGGGCTGTCACCGCCGATGAAGGCCGGCTGGGCCTGCTGCTCCCCGAGCCGCTCGGCGCCGGCCCGGCCCAGCTCTCGCTCACCTTCACGGGCCGCGCGGACCGAGAGCGCAGCCAGGGCCTCTACGTCGTGGAGGAAGGCGGTGAGCCCTACCTCTACACGGTCTTCGAGCCCATCGACGCGCGTCGAGCCTTCCCGTGCTTCGACGAGCCGGGTTTCAAGGTGCCCTGGCGCCTGCGCCTCACGGTGAAGCAGGAGCACGTGGCTCGCGCCAACCACGCCGTGGTCTCAGAGGAACCTCTGCCCGGCGGCCTCAAGCAAGTCACCTTCGCCGAGAGCCGCCCCATGCCGAGCTACCTCGTGGCCTTCGTGGTCGGTCCCTTCGACGTGGTCGACGGAGGCTCCATCGGGCGCGCCCACGTGCCTCTGCGCTTCATCGTTCCTCGTGGCCGCGGCCAGGAGACGGCCTACGCGGCCCGCGTCACCCCGCGCATCATCACGCTGCTCGAGGACTTCTTCGACCAGACCTATCCGTACGAGAAGCTCGAGGTGGCCGTCGTGCCCCGCTACAAGGGCACCATGGAGCACCCAGGCCTCGTCGCGCTGGGGCAGCCCCTCACCCTCATCCGCCCCGAAGAGGAGACGCCGCGGCGACGCGAGGACTATGTGAGCGTCGCCATCCACGAGCTGGGCCACTACTGGTTCGGCAACCTCGTCACGTGCCGGTGGTGGGACGATGTCTGGCTCAACGAGTCCCTCGCCACCTGGCTCGAGCGCAAGCTCACCGACCAGTTCGAGCCGGCCTGGCTGTACGAGCGGGCGAGCCAGGCCGACTCCGCGACGGCCGCGTTCAGCGCGGACTCGCTCACCACCTCGCCGCCCGTGCGCAAGCCCATTGTCACCCAGGACGACATCGTCGGCAGCTTCGACAGCGCCACGACCTACTCCAAGGGCGCCTCGGTGTTCGCCATGCTGGAAAGCTGGCAGGGCAAGGCCCGTGTGCGCGACATGCTGCGCACCCACGTGCGCAAGCACGCCTGGCAGGTGGCGACCTCGGATGACCTCCTGGCCACCATGAGCGAGGCCCTGGGGCCCGACGCGGCCGGTGTCTTCCGTGGCTACATCGACCAGTCGGGAGTCCCTCGCGTCTCCGCGGAGCTGCGGTGCAAGCCGGGCGTGGCCCCCCGGGTGAAGCTGTCCCAGGAGCGCTTCCTGCCCGCCGGCTCCAGCGGCTCCACGGCGCGGACGTGGCACATCCCCGTGTGCGTTCGCGCGAGCACGGGCCAGGACTCCATGCAAGCTCCCGTCTGCACGCTGCTCACCACCACCACGGGCGAGCTGGAGCTGCCGATGGAGGCCTGTCCCTCATGGCTCATGCTCAACGCGGGCGGCACCGGCTACTACCGCGTGGGCTACTCACTCGAGCAGCTCACACGACTCATGTCCGTTCCCAGGGACGAGCTGAGGCCCGAGGAGTGGCTCGCGCTCCTGGCCGACGTGAGCGCCGCCGTGGACCGAGGGGATTTGCCACTCGGCGAGGCCTTGCGGCTCATCCCCGCTGTCACCCCGTCCTCCCACCACCTCTTCGTCCAGCGCGGCGTCGAGCTCCTCTCCTCCGTCCACGTCGACCGGCTCCCCGAGGCGGACCGCCAGCGCTATCACGAGTGGATTCGCGACCTGTATGGCCCTCGGGCTCGCGAGCTGGGCTGGACGCCCAAGCCTGGCGAGAGCGATGACGTGAAGCAGTTGCGCATGCAGATTGTCGGACTCGTGGCCACCGCGGGTGACCCGGTCCTGCGCGAGGAGGCGGACCGGCTCGCCCGGGCCTGGCTCGCGGACCGCGGGTCCGTGAGCTCCGAGGGCATCTGGATGGTCGTGCGGGCGGCGGCACGCAGTGGCGACCGTTCCCTCTTCGACACGCTGCTCGCACAGGCCCGTGCGACGAAGGACCGGAACGAGCGCTCCAGACTGCTCGGGATGCTCGGAGCCTTCCTCGACCCGGTGCTCCTGAAGGAGGCGCTCGCGCTGGTGGCCGGGGATGAGTTCGACCTGCGTGACACGCTGGGCATCCTCTACAGGGCCTTCTTCACTCCCGAGTCACGCGGGCAGGCGTGGGACTTCTATCGTCAGCACTTCGACCGGCTCGCCGGCAAGCTGCGCTCCGACCAGCGCAACGGGCTCATCGAGCTGACGGGGAGCCTCTGCGACGAGCAGCGCCGCGCCGAGCTCGAGGCCCTGCTGAGCCCTCGCGTGGAACGACTCGCGGGCGGGCCGCGCGCCCTGGCGCGTGCGCTCGAGTCCATTCGACTGTGCATCGAATCGGAGCGCCGCAATCAGCCGGGTGTGAGGGAGTTCCTCCGCACTCGCGGCAAGGGCGCCAACAGGCCAGCGTCACGCTGA
- the epsA gene encoding exopolysaccharide biosynthesis glycosyltransferase EpsA: MNAATPTTSAFSTGRPRLHIGQLAIDQLTFEDAIREIGRLVDLHQGGYVFTANVDHVVLAEDNVEFREAYKRATISVVDGMPIVWASKAMDVSLPERIAGSDLILPLMKLGAEQKWRVYLMGAGPGVAEKVANTVREKYGIEVVGWDSPMVKLDGGDAQNDPIVAKIREKDPHLLFVALGSPKQEVWISQVAHKLGPTVAIGVGAGFDFIAGTAKRAPQWIAKAGFEWLYRLVNEPKRLWRRYILNDSRFATILLREFWQRTGGKAE; this comes from the coding sequence ATGAACGCAGCGACTCCCACGACGTCCGCTTTCTCCACGGGGCGCCCGCGCCTGCACATCGGCCAGCTCGCCATCGACCAGCTCACCTTCGAGGACGCCATCCGCGAGATTGGCCGCCTGGTGGACCTGCACCAGGGTGGCTACGTCTTCACGGCCAACGTGGACCACGTGGTGCTGGCCGAGGACAACGTGGAGTTCCGCGAGGCATACAAGCGCGCCACGATTTCGGTGGTGGACGGGATGCCGATTGTCTGGGCGTCCAAGGCGATGGACGTGTCGCTGCCGGAGCGGATTGCGGGCTCGGACCTGATTCTTCCGCTGATGAAGCTGGGAGCGGAGCAGAAGTGGCGCGTGTACCTGATGGGCGCGGGCCCGGGCGTGGCGGAGAAGGTGGCCAACACCGTCCGCGAGAAGTACGGCATCGAGGTGGTGGGCTGGGACTCGCCGATGGTGAAGCTGGACGGCGGGGACGCGCAGAACGACCCGATTGTGGCGAAGATTCGGGAGAAGGACCCGCACCTGCTGTTCGTGGCGCTGGGGAGTCCGAAGCAGGAGGTGTGGATTTCGCAGGTGGCGCACAAGCTGGGGCCCACCGTGGCGATTGGCGTGGGAGCGGGGTTCGACTTCATCGCGGGCACGGCGAAGCGCGCGCCGCAGTGGATTGCGAAGGCGGGGTTCGAGTGGCTGTACCGCCTGGTGAACGAGCCGAAGCGGCTGTGGCGGCGGTACATCCTGAATGACTCGCGCTTCGCGACGATTCTGCTGCGTGAGTTCTGGCAGCGGACGGGTGGGAAGGCGGAGTAA
- the epsB gene encoding GH44 family glycoside hydrolase EpsB, with amino-acid sequence MKLMEVGVKRARMKAGAAVLSCALLAGGTVAVARAAMGADSGTGGSGAAEQQAPATAPSTERVMLYDGGLASGWNDIGWAPRELPKGAPARMRLFNYGGWILYRPKLEGAFGALSFRFSAPESYGEFLEARLDTPGAVVFPRVPITPEMKVRKDGEWTEVVVPMDLLNPRGEPFDRVVLRASKEVGRDWVLFDKVALVPLPPEVAAALAAGGGKSGKGAGREARMSIDCTAPGHRISPLIYGIAFDGLHEKQDTHQFRMGATARRWGGNPTSRYNWKLGGAWNTANDWFFQNVDIGVSADDFLETNRKRGIQSALTVPLLGWVAKDTKSTGFPVSRFGPQQKEDNGNGNGVGRDGTPLKPGEPSLTSVEAPPSFVAEWVTSIREKDKARGARGVQMYILDNEPMLWSSTHRDVFPEPLGYDELMKRTIEYGTAVRKADPEAVIAGPAEWGWTNYLWSAQDFAPGKMTHSDRRAHGDVPLLPWYLRQLRDYEKKTGTRILDVVDLHFYPQTNVGVGLEGNTDKDTNARRIRSVRALWDPTYKDESWIGEPIRLIPRMKEWIAENYPGRGISIGEYNFGAFKHMSGGLAQAEALGRFAQEGITSAFFFQYPPEGSPVFWAFRAFRDFDGKGGHFEDTWVPAKAADGTSLFVSRDESGKKLVAVLLNFDPDEAAQAQIELKGCGTLDSVRVLGYSGAPGGFAEQTPGAKAEGSLTQRLPPYSMTVLDLTVKKP; translated from the coding sequence ATGAAGCTCATGGAGGTCGGAGTGAAGCGTGCGCGGATGAAGGCAGGCGCGGCCGTGTTGTCGTGCGCCCTGCTGGCGGGCGGGACGGTGGCGGTGGCCCGGGCCGCGATGGGTGCGGACTCGGGCACGGGTGGCTCGGGTGCGGCGGAGCAGCAGGCTCCCGCGACGGCGCCGTCCACCGAGCGCGTCATGCTCTACGACGGAGGCCTCGCCTCCGGGTGGAATGACATCGGCTGGGCGCCTCGCGAGCTGCCGAAGGGCGCTCCGGCGCGGATGCGCCTGTTCAACTACGGCGGGTGGATTCTCTACCGGCCGAAGCTGGAGGGCGCCTTCGGAGCGCTCTCGTTCCGCTTCAGCGCGCCGGAGTCCTACGGCGAGTTCCTCGAAGCGCGTCTCGACACGCCCGGCGCCGTCGTCTTCCCGCGCGTGCCCATTACCCCCGAGATGAAGGTCCGCAAGGACGGCGAGTGGACCGAGGTCGTCGTCCCCATGGACCTGCTCAACCCGCGCGGCGAGCCGTTCGACCGCGTGGTGCTGCGCGCGTCCAAGGAGGTGGGCCGAGACTGGGTGCTCTTCGACAAGGTGGCGCTCGTACCGCTGCCGCCGGAGGTGGCTGCCGCGCTCGCCGCTGGAGGTGGCAAGTCCGGCAAGGGCGCCGGCCGCGAGGCGCGCATGTCCATCGACTGCACCGCGCCCGGCCACCGCATCAGCCCGCTCATCTACGGCATCGCCTTCGACGGCCTGCACGAGAAGCAGGACACGCACCAGTTCCGCATGGGCGCCACCGCGCGCCGCTGGGGCGGCAACCCCACGTCCCGCTACAACTGGAAGCTGGGCGGCGCGTGGAACACCGCCAACGACTGGTTCTTCCAGAACGTCGACATCGGCGTCAGCGCGGACGACTTCCTGGAGACCAACCGCAAGCGCGGCATCCAATCCGCCCTCACCGTGCCGCTGCTGGGCTGGGTGGCGAAGGACACGAAGTCCACGGGCTTCCCCGTGTCCCGCTTCGGGCCGCAGCAGAAGGAGGACAACGGCAACGGCAACGGCGTGGGCCGGGACGGCACGCCGCTGAAGCCCGGTGAGCCCTCGCTGACGAGTGTGGAGGCTCCGCCCTCCTTCGTCGCCGAGTGGGTGACGTCCATCCGCGAGAAGGACAAGGCCCGAGGCGCGCGCGGCGTCCAGATGTACATCCTGGACAACGAGCCCATGCTCTGGAGCTCCACCCACCGCGACGTCTTCCCGGAGCCGCTCGGCTACGACGAATTGATGAAGCGGACGATTGAGTACGGCACCGCGGTGCGGAAAGCGGACCCCGAGGCCGTCATCGCCGGCCCCGCCGAGTGGGGCTGGACGAACTACCTCTGGTCCGCGCAGGACTTCGCGCCGGGGAAGATGACCCACTCGGACCGGCGCGCGCACGGCGATGTGCCGCTGCTGCCGTGGTACCTGCGGCAGCTCCGCGACTACGAGAAGAAGACGGGCACGCGCATCCTCGACGTGGTGGACCTGCACTTCTACCCGCAGACCAACGTGGGCGTGGGTCTGGAGGGCAACACGGACAAGGACACCAACGCGCGCCGCATCCGCAGCGTGCGCGCCCTGTGGGACCCGACGTACAAGGACGAGTCCTGGATTGGCGAGCCCATCCGCCTCATTCCGCGCATGAAGGAGTGGATTGCGGAGAACTACCCGGGCCGGGGCATCTCTATTGGCGAGTACAACTTCGGTGCCTTCAAGCACATGAGCGGAGGCCTCGCGCAGGCCGAGGCGCTGGGCCGCTTCGCGCAGGAGGGCATCACCTCCGCGTTCTTCTTCCAGTACCCGCCGGAGGGCTCGCCGGTGTTCTGGGCGTTCCGCGCGTTCAGGGACTTCGACGGCAAGGGCGGCCACTTCGAGGACACCTGGGTGCCGGCGAAGGCGGCGGATGGGACGAGCCTGTTCGTGTCGCGGGACGAGTCGGGGAAGAAGCTGGTGGCGGTGTTGCTCAACTTCGACCCGGACGAGGCGGCGCAGGCGCAGATTGAATTGAAGGGCTGCGGTACGCTCGACAGCGTCCGCGTGCTGGGTTACTCGGGCGCGCCCGGGGGGTTCGCCGAGCAGACTCCCGGTGCGAAGGCGGAGGGCTCGCTGACGCAGCGCCTGCCGCCGTACTCCATGACGGTGCTCGACCTGACGGTGAAGAAGCCATGA
- the epsC gene encoding serine O-acetyltransferase EpsC — MTRKTSMIGSLVTDALELAKAANGTSDAKSIAKVVLTSDSYRITALNRAREAALALRIPLVNHVLRVAQTAVLGIEIGKEVTLGKGVYFVHSLGIVIGGDSKIGDRVRFYGNNTVGTAKDNGYPVIEDDVWIGAGARILGPVRIGARSRIGANAVVLQDVPPDSVAVGIPARIFPRKDKDDVVL, encoded by the coding sequence ATGACGCGGAAGACCTCGATGATTGGCTCGCTCGTCACGGACGCGCTGGAGCTGGCGAAGGCCGCCAATGGCACCTCGGATGCGAAGTCCATCGCCAAGGTGGTGCTGACCAGCGACTCGTACCGCATCACCGCGCTCAACCGTGCGCGCGAGGCGGCACTGGCGCTGCGGATTCCCCTCGTGAATCACGTGCTGCGCGTGGCGCAGACGGCGGTGCTGGGAATTGAAATCGGCAAGGAAGTGACGCTCGGCAAGGGCGTGTACTTCGTGCACAGCCTGGGCATCGTCATCGGCGGCGACTCGAAGATTGGCGACCGGGTGCGCTTCTACGGCAACAACACCGTGGGCACGGCGAAGGACAACGGCTACCCCGTCATCGAGGATGACGTGTGGATTGGGGCCGGGGCTCGCATCCTCGGGCCGGTGCGCATCGGCGCGCGCTCGCGGATTGGTGCGAATGCGGTGGTGCTCCAGGACGTTCCTCCCGACAGCGTGGCCGTGGGCATTCCTGCCCGCATCTTCCCGCGCAAGGACAAGGACGACGTCGTGCTCTGA
- the epsD gene encoding exopolysaccharide biosynthesis glycosyltransferase EpsD: MSPADHTPRLSVVIATYNRLPLITRLLWQLAGQTLPPEDFEVVVVDDGSKEPVREPLLSQKLPYALRVEVQQNAGAAAARHRGVLAARGEVVLVTDDDMQVAPDFLERHLAQHPPGSRNVVLGRIRPDPSIGDMPLFERWYAYLNGRMADELSAPGARARGNHLYTGNVSFHRADYVGVGGFDKSLGQSEDVELGVRLEKAGCTFVFARDAYVLHGSDHVSFERWLKRANRYGMFDTQVARKHPDVRGLNPWRLLFETNPLARPLLAATVVAPEATRALTNTVMNVAKTADKLGLEKAAFAGTSVAYGMEYLRGARNEAGGWTGIAREVARYFQGKKG, encoded by the coding sequence ATGAGCCCCGCTGACCACACACCCCGCCTCAGCGTCGTCATCGCCACCTACAACCGGCTGCCGCTCATCACGCGCCTGTTGTGGCAGCTCGCGGGCCAGACGCTTCCGCCCGAGGACTTCGAGGTCGTCGTCGTGGACGACGGCTCCAAGGAGCCCGTGCGCGAGCCGCTGCTCTCCCAGAAGCTCCCGTACGCCTTGCGCGTGGAGGTGCAGCAGAACGCCGGCGCCGCCGCCGCGCGCCACCGGGGCGTGCTCGCCGCGCGCGGCGAAGTGGTGCTCGTCACCGACGACGACATGCAGGTGGCCCCGGACTTCCTGGAGCGACACCTCGCGCAGCACCCGCCCGGCTCGCGCAACGTGGTGCTGGGCCGCATCCGCCCGGACCCGTCCATTGGCGACATGCCGCTGTTCGAGCGCTGGTACGCATACCTCAACGGCCGCATGGCGGATGAGCTCTCCGCGCCCGGGGCACGTGCTCGCGGCAATCACCTCTACACGGGCAACGTGTCCTTCCACCGCGCGGACTACGTGGGCGTGGGCGGCTTCGACAAATCGCTGGGCCAGTCCGAGGACGTGGAGCTCGGCGTGCGACTGGAGAAGGCCGGCTGTACCTTCGTCTTCGCGCGCGACGCGTACGTGCTGCACGGCAGCGACCACGTCTCCTTCGAGCGCTGGCTGAAGCGCGCCAACCGCTACGGCATGTTCGACACGCAGGTGGCGCGCAAGCACCCGGACGTGCGCGGCCTCAACCCGTGGCGGCTGCTCTTCGAGACGAATCCGCTCGCCCGCCCGCTGCTCGCCGCCACCGTCGTCGCGCCCGAGGCCACGCGCGCGCTGACGAACACGGTGATGAACGTGGCGAAGACGGCGGACAAGCTGGGCCTGGAGAAGGCCGCCTTCGCCGGCACGTCCGTGGCGTACGGCATGGAGTACCTGCGCGGCGCGCGCAACGAGGCGGGCGGCTGGACGGGCATCGCCCGCGAGGTGGCGCGCTACTTCCAGGGGAAGAAGGGCTGA
- a CDS encoding M48 family metallopeptidase translates to MKSTVSATGILRVYALPALLVFALPLFGLWFAQHAIGRYDREILENIESSIAKDAELDSARRQEYLEYFRAVPASTACLSEGEELASFRNNLGEACSDFKQFNWMYLAALASLVLGVASALIALLCALAAFVSRPFQYGSFVVGWNVLRITGALQVVTQGALAVGLSYWVTALWTNSYYPKLIIGIGVMVAIALFVVVVAIFSRPSMDFEVEAEVLEPSQAPELWARVRKLCERLQSPPPNNILVGIDTNFFVTEHDVRVGDRTLSGRTLFVSLSLLRLLERSEADAVLAHEMGHLLGGDTGHSKRLSPMLARFGSYLQALHDGGLTRPIYHFMLAYRGLFELSLGRNRRASELAADRLAASVTSGGDIARSLVKVGAYASFRNRVEEELFSRSHQHESVAIAQRVAMGFTQYARSEVVHGDLHGNTTPHPFDSHPPLNVRLENVGQKLGPDDVVQLLLEPAQDSWVSAIIDAEAIEARMWGAYEARFARAHDLALAYRYVPSTDEERQHVEKYFPPVTFPGKEDGLSVDLSYSEVHCTEWDRSLRLEEVKTATKAERLFKKYLDLQVLGTGPFAKKYSICLSKLQDPDALLEAFARYLGRHRAADEHQKSSQNAA, encoded by the coding sequence ATGAAATCCACCGTTTCTGCCACCGGTATCCTGCGCGTCTACGCGCTACCTGCCCTCCTGGTCTTCGCGCTCCCGCTGTTCGGGCTCTGGTTCGCCCAGCACGCCATCGGCCGCTATGACCGCGAGATTCTCGAAAACATCGAGAGCAGCATCGCCAAGGATGCCGAGCTCGACAGCGCGCGCCGGCAGGAATACCTGGAGTACTTCCGCGCCGTGCCGGCCTCGACGGCCTGTCTCTCCGAGGGCGAGGAGCTCGCGAGCTTCCGCAACAACCTCGGCGAGGCGTGCTCGGACTTCAAGCAGTTCAACTGGATGTACCTCGCCGCGCTCGCCTCGTTGGTCCTGGGTGTCGCGTCCGCGCTGATTGCCCTGCTGTGCGCGCTGGCGGCGTTCGTCTCGCGGCCCTTCCAGTACGGAAGCTTCGTGGTGGGCTGGAACGTGCTCCGAATCACCGGGGCGCTGCAGGTCGTCACGCAGGGCGCCCTCGCGGTGGGGCTGTCCTATTGGGTGACGGCGCTGTGGACCAACAGCTACTACCCGAAGCTCATCATCGGCATCGGCGTGATGGTGGCCATCGCCCTCTTCGTCGTGGTGGTCGCCATCTTCAGTCGCCCGTCGATGGACTTCGAGGTGGAGGCAGAGGTGCTGGAGCCCTCGCAGGCGCCGGAGCTCTGGGCCCGCGTGCGCAAGCTCTGTGAGCGGCTCCAGTCGCCGCCGCCGAACAACATCCTCGTGGGCATCGACACCAACTTCTTCGTCACCGAGCACGACGTGCGCGTCGGAGACCGCACCCTCTCGGGCCGGACGCTCTTCGTGAGCCTGTCGCTGCTGCGCCTGCTGGAGCGCTCCGAGGCGGACGCGGTGCTCGCGCACGAGATGGGGCACCTGCTCGGAGGCGACACGGGGCACAGCAAGCGGCTGTCGCCCATGCTCGCGCGCTTCGGGTCGTACCTGCAGGCCCTCCACGACGGCGGCCTCACGCGGCCCATCTACCACTTCATGCTGGCCTACCGCGGCCTCTTCGAGCTGTCCCTCGGGCGCAACCGGCGCGCGAGCGAGCTCGCCGCGGACCGGCTCGCCGCGAGCGTGACGTCGGGCGGCGACATCGCCCGCTCGCTGGTGAAGGTGGGCGCATACGCGAGCTTCCGCAACCGCGTGGAGGAGGAGCTCTTCTCGCGCAGCCATCAGCACGAGTCCGTGGCGATTGCTCAGCGGGTGGCGATGGGCTTCACGCAGTACGCCCGCTCCGAGGTTGTGCACGGAGACCTGCACGGCAACACGACGCCCCACCCCTTCGACTCCCACCCGCCGCTCAACGTGCGCCTGGAGAACGTGGGCCAGAAGCTCGGCCCGGATGACGTGGTGCAGCTCCTGCTGGAGCCGGCCCAGGACTCCTGGGTGAGCGCCATCATCGACGCGGAGGCCATCGAGGCGCGCATGTGGGGAGCGTACGAGGCGCGCTTCGCGCGGGCACACGACCTGGCGCTCGCCTACCGCTACGTGCCGTCCACCGACGAGGAGCGCCAGCACGTGGAGAAGTACTTCCCGCCCGTGACGTTCCCCGGCAAGGAGGACGGGCTGTCGGTGGACCTGAGCTACTCCGAGGTGCACTGCACGGAGTGGGACAGGTCCCTGCGCCTGGAGGAGGTGAAGACGGCCACCAAGGCGGAGCGCCTGTTCAAGAAGTACCTGGACCTGCAGGTCCTGGGCACTGGCCCCTTCGCGAAGAAGTACTCCATCTGCCTGAGCAAGCTCCAGGACCCGGACGCGCTGCTGGAAGCCTTCGCCCGCTACCTCGGACGCCATCGGGCGGCGGACGAGCACCAGAAGAGCTCGCAGAACGCCGCGTAG
- the epsE gene encoding exopolysaccharide biosynthesis GT4 family glycosyltransferase EpsE, with product MQKIGYLIPEFPGQTHIFFWRELQALPGKGVSPELVSTRPPPARIISHSWAKEAMARTEYLAPPGPLGVAKAAAEVARAMPTGWARCLASIARAEGLDAKGRAQLLAYAVMGGRLASLARERGWSHVHVHSCANAAHVALFANLLSGLPYSLTLHGPLDDYGPNQKEKWRHAKFAFVITKKLLSEVNQELAGALPPRIELAPMGVELHKFNRSVPYSAWTGEGPLRIFSCGRLNPCKGHADLIDAVGMLRAKGIDARLSIAGEDEAGGTTYRKVLEAKLAETKLGDAVTLLGAVSEDKVRGEIERAHIFSLASLQEPLGVAIMEAMAMRVPVVVTGAGGVPELVDDGKDGILVPPQAPKVLAEKLEAVARDAQEAQRLGEAGRHKVETTFSSERSADMLALMLQKAASAI from the coding sequence GTGCAGAAGATTGGCTACCTGATTCCCGAATTCCCCGGCCAGACGCACATCTTCTTCTGGCGCGAGCTGCAGGCGCTGCCAGGAAAGGGTGTTTCTCCGGAGCTGGTGTCCACCCGTCCGCCGCCCGCGCGCATCATCAGCCACAGCTGGGCGAAGGAGGCCATGGCGCGCACCGAGTACCTCGCGCCACCGGGCCCGCTGGGCGTCGCCAAGGCCGCCGCCGAGGTGGCGCGCGCCATGCCCACGGGCTGGGCGCGGTGCCTGGCGTCCATCGCGCGCGCGGAGGGGCTGGATGCGAAGGGGCGTGCGCAGCTCCTGGCCTACGCCGTCATGGGCGGGCGGCTCGCGTCGCTGGCGCGTGAGCGCGGCTGGTCGCATGTGCACGTGCACTCGTGCGCCAACGCGGCGCATGTGGCGCTGTTCGCGAACCTCCTGTCGGGCCTGCCCTACAGCCTGACGCTGCACGGGCCGCTGGACGACTACGGCCCGAACCAGAAGGAGAAGTGGCGCCACGCGAAGTTCGCCTTCGTGATTACGAAGAAGCTCCTCAGCGAGGTGAACCAGGAGCTGGCCGGCGCGCTGCCGCCGCGCATCGAGCTGGCGCCCATGGGCGTGGAGCTCCACAAGTTCAATCGCTCGGTGCCGTACTCGGCGTGGACGGGCGAGGGCCCGCTGCGCATCTTCTCGTGCGGCCGCCTCAACCCGTGCAAGGGGCACGCGGACCTCATCGACGCGGTGGGGATGCTGCGCGCGAAGGGCATCGACGCTCGGCTGTCGATTGCGGGCGAGGACGAGGCGGGCGGCACCACGTACCGCAAGGTGCTGGAGGCGAAGCTCGCGGAGACGAAGCTCGGCGACGCGGTGACGCTGCTGGGCGCGGTGAGCGAGGACAAGGTGCGCGGGGAAATCGAGCGCGCGCACATCTTCTCGCTGGCGAGTCTCCAGGAGCCGCTGGGCGTGGCCATCATGGAGGCCATGGCCATGCGCGTGCCGGTGGTGGTGACGGGGGCGGGCGGCGTGCCGGAGCTCGTGGATGACGGCAAGGACGGCATCCTCGTGCCGCCGCAGGCGCCGAAGGTGCTCGCGGAGAAGCTGGAGGCCGTGGCGCGAGATGCGCAGGAAGCGCAGCGCCTGGGCGAGGCCGGCCGGCACAAGGTGGAGACGACGTTCAGCAGCGAGCGCAGCGCGGACATGCTCGCGCTGATGCTTCAGAAGGCTGCTTCGGCAATCTGA